The Streptomyces noursei ATCC 11455 sequence ACCCGCCGGAGGGACCGGTGGTGTCGGGGCGCGGGAAGCGGGGATGTCGATGAGTACGGTGCGCAGGATTCTGGTCACGGGGGCGACGGGGAACGTGGGGCGCCGGGTGACTGCGGAGCTCGTGGCGGCGGGTGCGTATGAGGTCCGGGCGCTGACCCGGTGCCCGGAGACGGCGGGGCTGCCACCGGTGGTGGAGGTGAGGCGGGGCGATCTGTCCGACGCTGCCGGTCTGGCGGCGGCGTCGGAGGGGGTCGACGCGGTCTTCCTGATGTGGCCGTTCCACAGTGCCGAGTCGGCCGACGCGGTCGTGGCGGCGATCGGCCGGCACGCGGAGCGGGTGGTCTTCCTCTCGTCCGGTTCCGTGCGGGACGGCGTCGAGCCCGATGCGCAGTCGACTCCGGTGGGCCGGTGGCACCGGGCCGTCGAGCAGCGGATCGAGGAGTCCGTACCGGCATGGACCCACCTGCGGCCCAGCGCCTTCGCCGCCAACACCCGGTGGTGGGCCGGGCAGGTCCGGGCCGGCGACGCGGTGCGGGGAGCCTACGGCGCACTGCCGACGCTCCTGCTGCACGAGGCCGACATCGCGGCCGTCGCGGTGCGGGCACTGACCGAGGGCGGCCACACCGGGGCCGCGTACGCCCTGACCGGGCCGGAGGTGCTGACCCAGGCCCAGCAGGTGCGCATCATCGGCGAGGTGCTGGGCCGCCCGCTCCGCTGGGAGGAGTTGTCCCGGGACGCCGCACGCCGACGACTTCTCGCCGACGACGGCTTTCCCGACACGTTCGTGGACCCGCTGCTCGACGGCTACGCGCAGATGATGACGGCGCCGCGCCCCACGGTCACCGGCACCGTCGAGGCCGTGACGGGCGCGCCGGCGCGTACGTACCGGCAGTGGGTGGCCGAGCACGCCGCGGACTTCGTCTGAGGGGCGGGCCCGGGAGGCGTTCGGCCCGTGCCCCGGGCGTCCGAATCAAGGCGTAGGTTCGCCCCAATCCTCGGGTGCAGAGCTGTTCAAGCCGAGATCCCCGTGCTGGCATGCACTCGCCACCCCCACCCCTGGTGTCCCCGCACCGCGGGTCCAGGACGACCGGAAGGACGAGCCCATGCTCAGCACGCTCAGTGCTGGTGCCGCAGTGGCATCCTTGCTCCTCGGATCGGCATCCCCCACCACACCGGCACGGTTCGGCGACGATCCGCCGACCGGGCAGATCACCATAACCGTCGCCACGGTCAACGGTTCGGGTTGCAGACCCGGCAGCGCCGCCGTGGCCGTCGCCCCCGACAACACCGCCTTCACCGTCACCTACAGCGAATACCTCGCCCAAGCGGGCGGCAGCAGCAAACCGACCGACGCCCGCAAGAACTGCCAGATCGCCCTGAACGTGCATGTCCCCCAGGGCTTCACCTACGCCATCGCGCGGGCCGACTACCGCGGTTACGCCTCGCTGGCGCCGGGCGCCAAGGGCCTGGAACAGGCGAACTACTACTTCCAGGGCCAGCCGGAGACGGCCCGCAAGAGCCACAGCTTCGCCGGCCCCTACGACACCAACTGGCAGACCTCGGACGAGACCGACGTGGACCAGCTGGTCTACGCGCCCTGCGGCGAGGAGCGCTATTTCAACATCAACACCGAACTGAGGTTGGACGGCAGCGGGGCTGACCCCAAGGCCACCAGCTACATGGCCATGGACTCCACCGACGGCAGCATCAACACCCTCTACCACTTCGCGTGGAAGGAGTGCCCCGCGCGCAAGTAGCCGGGAAGGAGACCGGCCAGGGCCCGTACGCCGCACGCGTGCGGGCCCCACGCGTGCGGCGGCGGTGTCATCCCGCCACGGCGGGCTCGGCCGGCGCGGTGGCCGCGAGCCGGCGCGCGGCGAGTTCGGTCAGCAGCGCCGCCTGCCGGTACAGCACCCGGTCGTCGAAGACGGCGCGCGGCGAGTGGTTCATCGGCGCGTGCTGCCAGTCGCTCCCCTCGGGGGCGGCGCCCACCAGCAGCATCGCGCCGGGGACGCGCCGGAGGACGTACGCGAAGTCCTCGGAGCCGTTGGTGGGTATCGGCGACTCCCACACCTCGCCGGGCGCGAACAGGTCGCGGGCGGTGGCCACCGCGAAGGCGGTCTCGTCCGTGTCGTTGACGGTGACCGGATAGTGCCGGAGGTAGTCGACCTCCGCTTCCAGGCCGTGGGCGGCCGCGATGGCCCGCACCAGACGGGGCAGTCCCTCGGCGAGCCGGTCCCGGGCGGATTCGGAATAACTGCGCACCGTGGCCTGGAACTCGGCGGTGTCGGGGATGACACTCGCCTTCGTCCCGGCGTGGAAGGTGCCGACGGTGACCACGACCGGGTCGAAGATGTCGAAGGCGCGGGTCACCCAGTTCTGCACCGCGGTGACCATCTCGCAGGCCGCCGGGACCGGGTCCTTGGCCGTGGCGGGCGTCGAGCCGTGGCCGCCCTCGCCCCGCACCGTCACCGTCAGCAGGTCGGAGGCCGAGGTGATGGTGCCGGAGCGGGTGATGACCACGCCGCCGGGCACCTGGTTGGACGCCACGTGCAGGGCGTACGCCGCGTCGAGCGGCTTGCCCGCCGCGTCCAGCACGCCCTCCTCGATCATCGCGCCGGCCCCGTTGTGGCCCTCCTCGCCGGGCTGGAACATGAACACCACGTCGCCGTGCAGGCGTTCCCGGCGTTCGGCCAACAGCCTGGCCGCGCCGACGAGTCCGGCGGTGTGCAGGTCGTGTCCGCAGGCGTGCATCCGGCCGGGGATCTCCGAGGCGTACGGCACACCGCTCTCCTCGGTGACCGGCAGCGCGTCCATGTCGCCGCGCAGCAGCACTGCGCCGCCGGGGCGGCCGCCGCGCAGGACGGCGGTCACCGAGGTGAGGCCGGTGCCCGGGGTGATCTCCAACGGCAGCCCGTCGAGCGCCGCGAGCACCTTCTCCTGGGTGCGCGGCAGCGCAAGGCCCAACTCCGGCTCCCGGTGCAGCGACCGGCGCAGCCGCTCCAACTCGGGTTGCATTTCCTTGGCGCGTTCCACTGCCGACATGCCGAATCCCACTCCTGTTGCTCCGGGGGTTGCCTGGTACGGTCCGGCCGTACCCGAGTCCAGGCTGAAGGTTGAGCCGACCGGCGGCCCGAATCCGCCGGAAACACGCAAGGAGGTGGCCCGTGGCGCAGGATTCCGGGCAGACCCCCCGGTCCCTGGACCATGTGGATCAGGCCCTGGTGCACGCGCTGCAGATCACGCCGCGGGCCAGCTGGACCCGGATCGGCTCCGTCCTCGGACTGGACGCCGTGACGGTGGCCAGGCGCTGGAACCGGCTGGTCGAGACCGGCGCCGCCTGGATCAGCTGCCATCCGGCCCCGGTGCTGGCCGCGTCGGGCCAGGGGTGCCTGGCGTTCGTCGAGATCGACTGCGCTCCCGGCCGACTGCTCGACGTCGCGCGGGCGTTGGCCGCCGCGCCGCACGTGGTGGCGCTCTCCCACGTCACCGGGGACCGTGACCTCCAACTCAACGTCATGGCCCGCGATCCGGCCATGCTCTCCCGTTGGGTGACCCACGACCTCGCCGCGTTGGACGGCGTCCGGGCCGCCCGGACGCACCTGGCCGGCCCGGTGCACACCGAGGGCAGCCGGTGGCGCCTGCGGGCCCTCGGCCGGCACCAGGTCGCCCGGCTCGCCGCCGACGCGTCCAGACACCGCACGGACACCCCCGCCTTCGTCCTCGACGAGCTCGACCAACAGCTGGTCACCGCGCTGTCCGTGGACGGCCGGGCCACCTACCGCGCGCTGGCCGAGCAGTGCGGCGCCGGCCCCGACACCGTGCGCCGTCGCGTCCAACGGCTCTTCGCCGCGGACATGTTGCACGCCCGGTGCGAGGTCGCCCGCCCGCTGTCCGAGTGGCCGGTCACGGTGAGCTTCTGGGGGCAGGTCCCGGCCGCGAGGCTGCGCGAGGTGACCCGCCGGGTCACCGGGATGCGCGAGGTCCGCCTGTGCGCGAGCGTCATCAGCCGGCACAACCTGCACCTGGTGGCCTGGGTGCGCTCCCTCGACGACGCCCAGCGCTTCGAGGTCCGACTCGCCGAACGGGCC is a genomic window containing:
- a CDS encoding NAD(P)H-binding protein, encoding MSTVRRILVTGATGNVGRRVTAELVAAGAYEVRALTRCPETAGLPPVVEVRRGDLSDAAGLAAASEGVDAVFLMWPFHSAESADAVVAAIGRHAERVVFLSSGSVRDGVEPDAQSTPVGRWHRAVEQRIEESVPAWTHLRPSAFAANTRWWAGQVRAGDAVRGAYGALPTLLLHEADIAAVAVRALTEGGHTGAAYALTGPEVLTQAQQVRIIGEVLGRPLRWEELSRDAARRRLLADDGFPDTFVDPLLDGYAQMMTAPRPTVTGTVEAVTGAPARTYRQWVAEHAADFV
- a CDS encoding DUF4360 domain-containing protein, translated to MLSTLSAGAAVASLLLGSASPTTPARFGDDPPTGQITITVATVNGSGCRPGSAAVAVAPDNTAFTVTYSEYLAQAGGSSKPTDARKNCQIALNVHVPQGFTYAIARADYRGYASLAPGAKGLEQANYYFQGQPETARKSHSFAGPYDTNWQTSDETDVDQLVYAPCGEERYFNINTELRLDGSGADPKATSYMAMDSTDGSINTLYHFAWKECPARK
- a CDS encoding M20 metallopeptidase family protein produces the protein MSAVERAKEMQPELERLRRSLHREPELGLALPRTQEKVLAALDGLPLEITPGTGLTSVTAVLRGGRPGGAVLLRGDMDALPVTEESGVPYASEIPGRMHACGHDLHTAGLVGAARLLAERRERLHGDVVFMFQPGEEGHNGAGAMIEEGVLDAAGKPLDAAYALHVASNQVPGGVVITRSGTITSASDLLTVTVRGEGGHGSTPATAKDPVPAACEMVTAVQNWVTRAFDIFDPVVVTVGTFHAGTKASVIPDTAEFQATVRSYSESARDRLAEGLPRLVRAIAAAHGLEAEVDYLRHYPVTVNDTDETAFAVATARDLFAPGEVWESPIPTNGSEDFAYVLRRVPGAMLLVGAAPEGSDWQHAPMNHSPRAVFDDRVLYRQAALLTELAARRLAATAPAEPAVAG
- a CDS encoding Lrp/AsnC family transcriptional regulator; the encoded protein is MAQDSGQTPRSLDHVDQALVHALQITPRASWTRIGSVLGLDAVTVARRWNRLVETGAAWISCHPAPVLAASGQGCLAFVEIDCAPGRLLDVARALAAAPHVVALSHVTGDRDLQLNVMARDPAMLSRWVTHDLAALDGVRAARTHLAGPVHTEGSRWRLRALGRHQVARLAADASRHRTDTPAFVLDELDQQLVTALSVDGRATYRALAEQCGAGPDTVRRRVQRLFAADMLHARCEVARPLSEWPVTVSFWGQVPAARLREVTRRVTGMREVRLCASVISRHNLHLVAWVRSLDDAQRFEVRLAERAADLTVTERAVALWHMKHGGHLLDEEGYRVGVTPLALWREPTDARRG